Proteins encoded by one window of Mycobacteriales bacterium:
- a CDS encoding glycoside hydrolase family 16 protein, whose product MRLRRAALRAALLGLTGVLLAAAPASHADGGLRSAVAPGPHLIFDDEFNGLAGSSPNLANWAHVLGGGGFGTHELESNTDLISNAHLDGAGHLLIVARRQDYTGPDGVRRQYTSARLITRTGDFVYGRAEIRAKFPPGMGLWPAFFAMGGTSLAPTWPITGEYDLMEGTGEAPNLSTATAHGPIFGPGQTRYHGVSGHYQIVGQDWLPRPLSAGFHVYAVDVSPGLLTFSLDGVPYLSVTPASLPPGGGWVFNSPVYFVLDLAVGSWGGPPGRTAFPKSLIVDYVRIYAG is encoded by the coding sequence GTGCGGCTACGGCGAGCGGCATTGCGCGCCGCGCTGCTCGGTCTCACGGGCGTCCTGCTCGCTGCCGCGCCGGCGAGCCACGCGGATGGGGGCCTGCGGTCGGCCGTGGCCCCGGGCCCGCACCTGATCTTCGACGACGAGTTCAACGGGCTGGCCGGCAGCTCGCCCAACCTGGCGAACTGGGCTCACGTCCTGGGTGGCGGGGGTTTCGGGACTCACGAGCTGGAGTCGAACACCGACCTGATCTCCAACGCCCACCTCGACGGCGCCGGACACCTGCTGATCGTCGCCCGCCGGCAGGACTACACCGGTCCCGACGGGGTGCGACGGCAGTACACCTCGGCACGGCTGATCACCCGGACAGGTGATTTCGTCTACGGCCGTGCCGAGATCAGGGCCAAGTTTCCACCCGGGATGGGGCTGTGGCCGGCATTCTTCGCGATGGGCGGCACATCGCTGGCTCCGACCTGGCCGATCACCGGGGAGTACGACCTGATGGAGGGCACCGGAGAGGCCCCCAACCTGTCCACGGCCACCGCGCACGGCCCCATCTTCGGTCCCGGACAGACCCGGTACCACGGGGTCTCGGGTCACTACCAGATCGTCGGGCAGGACTGGTTGCCGCGGCCGTTATCGGCTGGATTCCACGTCTACGCGGTGGACGTGTCGCCCGGGCTCTTGACGTTCTCGCTGGATGGCGTCCCTTACCTGTCGGTCACCCCCGCCAGCCTGCCCCCCGGTGGCGGGTGGGTATTCAACTCCCCGGTGTACTTCGTCCTCGACCTGGCGGTTGGGTCCTGGGGTGGGCCGCCAGGCCGGACCGCCTTCCCCAAGAGCCTGATCGTCGACTACGTGCGGATCTACGCCGGCTAG
- the nth gene encoding endonuclease III translates to MNRALAQLYPDAHCELDFSTPLQLLVATILSAQCTDKRVNEVTPRLFGEYRSAAELAAADRGDLEAIIRSTGFFRAKATNILGMAQALCERYGGEVPGSLADLVTLPGVGRKTANVVLGNAFGIPGITVDTHFGRLSRRFGWSAADDPVKVEHDVGALFRPADWVLLSHRLIWHGRRVCHSRRPACGACGLARWCPSFGLGPVEPAVAERLIRNRSVP, encoded by the coding sequence ATGAACCGGGCGCTGGCGCAGCTTTACCCGGACGCGCACTGCGAGCTGGATTTCTCCACCCCGCTGCAGTTGCTCGTCGCGACGATCCTGTCCGCCCAGTGCACCGACAAACGGGTCAACGAGGTGACGCCCCGCCTGTTCGGCGAGTACCGCAGCGCGGCCGAGCTCGCCGCTGCCGACCGGGGCGATCTCGAAGCGATCATCCGATCGACCGGGTTCTTCCGGGCAAAAGCGACCAACATTCTCGGCATGGCCCAGGCTCTCTGCGAGCGCTACGGCGGTGAAGTGCCGGGCAGCTTGGCAGACCTCGTAACGTTGCCGGGCGTGGGTCGCAAGACCGCCAACGTCGTGCTCGGGAACGCGTTCGGTATCCCCGGTATCACCGTCGACACCCATTTCGGTCGGCTCTCCCGGCGCTTCGGCTGGAGCGCAGCGGACGACCCGGTCAAAGTCGAACACGACGTGGGAGCCCTGTTCCGGCCGGCGGACTGGGTGCTCCTGTCGCACCGGCTGATCTGGCATGGCCGCCGGGTGTGCCATTCGCGGCGGCCGGCCTGCGGGGCTTGCGGACTAGCCCGCTGGTGTCCGTCCTTCGGGCTCGGTCCCGTCGAGCCGGCGGTCGCCGAGCGGTTGATCCGCAACCGTAGCGTTCCGTGA
- a CDS encoding phage holin family protein: protein MSTDHDAPPIEERSIGELVATASRDMSLLVHQEMELAKAELTAAAKRVGIAAGLFGAAGGLGLFALVFLSVAAAFGISALGVSLGYGFVCVGGAYGVLAGLLAITGATKAVRVGKPERTIRTVQDSLAWARHPTVAPDPDAHELAELRARHTD, encoded by the coding sequence ATGTCGACCGACCACGATGCACCGCCGATCGAAGAGCGCTCGATCGGGGAACTGGTGGCCACCGCCAGCCGGGACATGTCGCTGCTTGTGCATCAGGAGATGGAGCTTGCGAAAGCCGAACTCACCGCGGCCGCCAAGCGGGTGGGAATAGCTGCCGGGCTGTTCGGGGCAGCCGGCGGCCTGGGCCTGTTCGCGCTCGTCTTCCTGTCGGTGGCCGCGGCATTCGGCATCTCCGCTCTCGGCGTCTCGCTCGGCTACGGGTTCGTGTGCGTGGGCGGCGCCTACGGGGTCCTGGCCGGCCTGCTCGCCATCACCGGCGCAACAAAGGCGGTCCGCGTCGGCAAGCCGGAACGAACGATCCGTACCGTGCAGGACTCGCTGGCCTGGGCTCGGCACCCGACGGTGGCTCCCGATCCGGACGCGCACGAGCTGGCGGAGCTTCGCGCTCGACATACGGACTGA
- a CDS encoding CoA pyrophosphatase → MSASPPEWLRPLLAAVADPPRTGFDRYAPPAVDAGRRSAVLILFGESSAGPDLLFIERSATLRSHAGQPAFPGGVVEETDPDPAAAALREAQEETGLDPAGVEVLATLTPLWLPPSGFVVRPVLAWWRRPTAVRAVDPAEVARVARVAVRDLADPARRTQVVHPSGYMGPGFEVDGFLVWGFTARLVDTLLELGGWARPWDRSRVRQLPAETARLAARDRGPREGWPEPR, encoded by the coding sequence TTGAGCGCATCCCCGCCCGAGTGGCTGCGGCCCCTGCTGGCCGCGGTCGCGGACCCGCCAAGGACCGGCTTCGATCGCTATGCGCCGCCCGCCGTGGATGCCGGCCGGCGCTCGGCCGTACTAATCCTGTTCGGCGAATCCTCCGCCGGGCCCGACCTGCTCTTCATCGAGCGGAGCGCCACGCTGCGCAGCCACGCCGGTCAACCGGCCTTCCCCGGAGGTGTCGTAGAAGAAACTGATCCCGATCCGGCGGCGGCGGCGCTGCGCGAGGCTCAGGAGGAGACCGGACTCGATCCGGCCGGAGTCGAGGTGCTCGCCACCCTGACTCCCCTGTGGTTGCCGCCGAGCGGTTTCGTCGTCCGACCGGTGCTCGCGTGGTGGCGCCGGCCGACGGCCGTCCGGGCCGTCGATCCGGCGGAGGTCGCACGGGTGGCGCGGGTCGCGGTGCGTGATCTGGCTGACCCAGCCCGACGGACCCAGGTGGTGCACCCGAGCGGCTACATGGGGCCCGGATTCGAGGTGGACGGCTTCCTGGTCTGGGGCTTCACCGCCCGGTTGGTCGACACCCTGCTCGAGCTCGGTGGCTGGGCCCGCCCGTGGGATCGCTCGCGGGTTCGGCAATTGCCGGCCGAGACGGCCCGGCTAGCGGCCCGCGATCGCGGCCCACGGGAGGGCTGGCCCGAGCCGCGGTGA
- a CDS encoding TlpA disulfide reductase family protein, translated as MTGRLAARGLSGAAMLAVAACGTAAAPGPTTGPAVAAADLARCPPATSSGSIAGGLPALSLRCLGVGPGVDLAGLRGTPTVLNLWASWCGPCQAEVPVLESVYRDAGSRLRVLGVDVMDGGGAALSFAAAAGMTYPSVVDPGGESLHRLGLIGLPDTAFVTAAGRLVDIHVGPYGSRQQFAADIHRYLGISLPLAKR; from the coding sequence GTGACCGGCCGGTTGGCCGCCCGAGGGCTCTCGGGCGCCGCCATGCTCGCCGTGGCCGCCTGCGGCACGGCCGCAGCCCCGGGCCCGACCACCGGCCCCGCCGTCGCGGCGGCTGACCTGGCTCGGTGCCCGCCGGCTACCAGCTCGGGTTCGATCGCGGGTGGCCTTCCCGCCCTCTCCCTGCGCTGCCTCGGCGTCGGCCCGGGGGTCGATCTGGCTGGGTTGCGCGGAACTCCCACGGTGCTGAACCTGTGGGCTTCCTGGTGCGGCCCATGCCAGGCCGAGGTCCCAGTGCTCGAGTCGGTGTATCGAGACGCCGGCTCTCGGCTGAGGGTCCTCGGTGTGGACGTCATGGACGGCGGCGGGGCCGCGCTCAGCTTTGCCGCCGCTGCCGGGATGACCTATCCGTCCGTGGTCGATCCGGGTGGCGAGAGCCTGCATCGCCTGGGTCTGATCGGACTCCCCGACACCGCCTTCGTCACGGCTGCCGGTCGCCTTGTCGACATTCATGTCGGCCCGTACGGGAGCCGACAGCAGTTCGCGGCGGACATCCACCGGTACCTGGGGATCAGCCTCCCCCTGGCCAAGCGTTGA
- the acs gene encoding acetate--CoA ligase — protein sequence MPETEAGQSSALSALLHENRRFEPPADLAAAANAQPEIYAEAAKDPLAFWAGQAERLTWSTRWSQVLEWNLPYAKWFIGGRLNVAYNCVDRHVEAGAGDKVAFYWEGEPGDTRTITYADLQREVCKTANALTDLGIAAGDKIAIYMPMIPETVVAMLACARLGAPHTVVFGGFSADALKGRILDCDARMVITADGGNRRGAPSALKPNVDEALKECPDVHHVLVVRRTGQDVEWNPGRDVWWHEIVDSASETHEAQPFDAEHPLYIMYTSGTTAKPKGILHTSGGYLTQVSATHRLIFDLKPDADVFWTAADIGWVTGHSYIVYGPLANGTTSVLYEGTPDTPGRDRWWQIIEKYKVTVLYTAPTTIRTFMKWGEDLPTSRDLSSLRLLGSVGEPINPEAWIWYRKFIGGDRCPIVDTWWQTETGGIMITPLPGITATKPGAAMTAFPGVSADVVDNEGLPVPDGQGGYLVITQPWPGMLRGIWGDDERYRETYWSRFPGMYFAGDGAKKDEDGDLWLLGRIDDVMNVSGHRISTTEVEHAIVSHPKVAEAAVVGASDPMTGQAIVAFVTVKGNVAEDESSGEAFVTELRNHVAKEIGPIAKPRQILISPELPKTRSGKIMRRLLRDVAENRELGDVTTLLDPTVVNAIQQHMAGGAGEKEE from the coding sequence ATGCCCGAGACCGAGGCTGGTCAGAGTTCTGCGCTGTCCGCACTGCTCCACGAGAACCGTCGCTTCGAACCGCCCGCCGATCTGGCGGCTGCGGCGAACGCGCAACCGGAAATCTACGCTGAAGCGGCAAAGGACCCGTTGGCGTTCTGGGCAGGACAGGCCGAGCGACTGACCTGGAGCACCCGCTGGAGCCAGGTTCTCGAGTGGAACCTGCCCTACGCCAAGTGGTTCATCGGCGGTCGACTCAATGTTGCCTACAACTGCGTGGACCGTCACGTCGAGGCCGGGGCCGGGGACAAGGTCGCCTTCTACTGGGAGGGGGAGCCCGGAGACACCCGGACAATCACCTACGCCGACCTGCAACGTGAGGTGTGCAAGACCGCCAACGCCCTTACCGACCTGGGCATCGCCGCCGGCGACAAGATCGCCATCTACATGCCGATGATCCCCGAGACGGTGGTCGCGATGCTCGCCTGCGCTCGGCTTGGCGCACCGCATACCGTTGTCTTCGGCGGCTTCTCGGCTGACGCCCTCAAGGGACGGATCCTCGACTGCGACGCCCGGATGGTCATCACCGCAGACGGCGGGAACCGCCGTGGGGCTCCGAGCGCGCTCAAGCCAAACGTCGACGAGGCGCTGAAGGAGTGTCCGGACGTCCACCACGTCCTCGTCGTGCGACGCACGGGGCAGGACGTCGAGTGGAACCCTGGACGCGACGTGTGGTGGCACGAAATCGTCGACTCAGCCTCTGAAACCCACGAGGCGCAACCGTTCGACGCCGAGCACCCGCTCTACATCATGTATACGTCGGGGACGACGGCGAAGCCTAAGGGCATCCTGCACACCTCGGGTGGCTACCTCACCCAGGTGAGCGCCACCCACCGATTGATCTTCGACCTGAAGCCGGACGCGGACGTCTTCTGGACCGCGGCCGACATCGGCTGGGTGACCGGTCACAGCTACATCGTCTACGGCCCGCTGGCGAACGGCACGACATCGGTGCTCTACGAGGGCACGCCCGATACGCCCGGCCGGGATCGCTGGTGGCAGATCATCGAGAAGTACAAGGTCACGGTTCTCTACACGGCCCCGACGACCATCCGCACCTTCATGAAATGGGGGGAGGATCTGCCCACCTCGCGCGACCTGTCCAGCCTCCGATTGCTCGGCTCTGTCGGTGAGCCGATCAACCCGGAGGCCTGGATCTGGTACCGCAAGTTCATCGGCGGCGACCGCTGCCCGATCGTCGACACTTGGTGGCAGACCGAGACCGGCGGCATCATGATCACGCCACTACCAGGGATCACCGCCACCAAGCCGGGTGCAGCAATGACCGCGTTCCCAGGGGTCAGCGCCGACGTCGTCGATAACGAGGGCCTCCCCGTCCCGGACGGGCAGGGTGGGTATCTCGTGATCACCCAGCCATGGCCCGGGATGCTCCGGGGAATCTGGGGCGATGACGAGCGGTACAGAGAGACCTACTGGTCGCGCTTTCCGGGGATGTACTTCGCCGGCGACGGCGCGAAGAAGGACGAGGACGGAGATTTGTGGCTGCTCGGACGGATCGATGACGTTATGAACGTCTCCGGGCATCGCATCTCGACCACCGAGGTGGAGCATGCGATCGTCAGCCACCCGAAGGTCGCGGAGGCGGCCGTGGTCGGAGCGAGCGACCCGATGACCGGTCAGGCCATCGTCGCGTTTGTGACCGTCAAGGGCAACGTCGCCGAGGACGAATCCAGCGGTGAGGCGTTCGTCACCGAGCTGCGCAACCACGTGGCCAAGGAAATCGGGCCGATCGCAAAGCCCCGGCAGATCCTGATCAGTCCGGAGCTGCCGAAGACGCGGAGCGGAAAGATCATGAGGCGGCTGCTCCGCGACGTCGCGGAGAATCGCGAGCTCGGGGACGTGACAACGCTGCTCGACCCGACGGTCGTCAACGCCATTCAGCAGCACATGGCCGGTGGCGCCGGCGAAAAGGAGGAGTAG
- the ssd gene encoding septum site-determining protein Ssd yields the protein MAPLPDHTRLSAQGRPLIITADPELLEQLISLLASLGVEPTVVLGPGAAGPDWATARVVLVGADVAIGTPPSWPLPAREDVVVVAGSRGSSGPVAAALGAACTFRLPAEAAGLRAVLAAALSGAGRAACVGVIGGRGGAGASTLAAALALTGSRLWPSVLVDADPLGGGIDLILGAEAVGGLRWPDLSASRAPLNPAGLREALVRVDELRVLSWDRLSPPSESGAWMTAVLGGVVGTHQLVVVDLPRQIDSAALAALDFTRTVLVVVPADLRAAAAAGRVAAGLTGHCQDVRLVVRGPAPGGLDPAAIADALELPLAGSLRAEPGLAAALERGEPPGRSGRGPLAAFCRRLLAELIPVVAAA from the coding sequence ATGGCGCCGTTGCCTGACCACACCCGCCTCTCCGCTCAGGGCCGGCCCTTGATCATCACTGCCGATCCGGAATTGCTGGAGCAGTTGATCTCGCTTCTGGCGTCGCTCGGCGTCGAGCCGACCGTCGTCCTCGGCCCCGGTGCAGCGGGGCCGGACTGGGCGACCGCACGGGTCGTTCTGGTCGGCGCCGACGTGGCGATCGGCACGCCTCCGAGTTGGCCACTCCCCGCTCGGGAGGACGTGGTCGTCGTGGCCGGTTCCCGCGGGAGCTCTGGGCCGGTCGCCGCGGCGCTCGGGGCGGCCTGCACGTTCCGCCTGCCGGCGGAGGCGGCGGGCCTGCGAGCGGTGCTCGCGGCGGCGCTTTCCGGTGCAGGGCGGGCCGCCTGCGTCGGCGTGATCGGTGGGCGCGGCGGCGCTGGCGCGTCCACCCTGGCCGCCGCCCTCGCGCTGACCGGGAGCCGGTTGTGGCCCAGCGTGCTCGTCGACGCGGATCCCCTCGGCGGGGGGATCGACCTGATTCTCGGGGCCGAGGCGGTGGGCGGACTGCGTTGGCCCGACCTGTCGGCGAGCCGGGCACCGTTGAACCCGGCCGGCCTGAGGGAGGCCTTGGTGCGGGTGGACGAACTGCGCGTTCTGTCCTGGGACCGGCTCAGCCCGCCGTCGGAGTCCGGGGCCTGGATGACCGCGGTGCTTGGTGGGGTGGTCGGGACGCATCAACTGGTTGTGGTCGACCTGCCGCGCCAGATCGACTCGGCAGCCCTGGCGGCGCTGGACTTCACGAGGACGGTCCTGGTCGTCGTGCCGGCCGACTTGCGGGCAGCAGCAGCAGCCGGTCGGGTGGCCGCCGGGCTGACCGGTCACTGCCAGGATGTCCGGCTCGTCGTCCGTGGCCCGGCGCCGGGTGGGCTCGACCCGGCCGCCATCGCCGACGCGCTCGAACTCCCGCTCGCGGGTTCATTGCGGGCCGAACCGGGGTTGGCTGCGGCGCTCGAGCGAGGTGAGCCGCCGGGCCGTTCCGGACGCGGACCGCTGGCAGCGTTCTGTCGCCGTCTGCTTGCCGAACTGATCCCGGTTGTGGCCGCGGCGTGA
- a CDS encoding Crp/Fnr family transcriptional regulator, which translates to MDSLLASVPLFAALDEPAATALAARLRPGNLERGEIVFREGELGDRLYIVLDGKVKISRSAGDGRENMLAVLGPGDLLGELSLFDPGERTATATTLTEVALVSLDHADLRPWLLEHPQVAEFLLAALARRLRRTNEAMADLVFTDVPGRVAKALLDLADRFGEVEGDAVRVTHDLTQEELAQLVGASRETVNKALSDFAGRGWLRLDGRAVLLLDVDRLTRRAH; encoded by the coding sequence GTGGACTCCCTGCTGGCGAGCGTGCCACTTTTCGCCGCGCTCGACGAGCCGGCGGCTACCGCCCTGGCAGCCCGTCTGCGGCCCGGCAACCTGGAGCGGGGCGAGATCGTCTTCCGCGAGGGCGAGCTTGGCGACCGGCTGTACATCGTCCTCGACGGCAAGGTGAAGATCTCCCGATCCGCCGGGGACGGCCGAGAGAACATGCTCGCTGTGCTCGGCCCCGGGGACCTGCTCGGCGAGCTCTCGCTGTTCGACCCCGGCGAGCGAACGGCCACCGCGACGACGCTCACGGAGGTCGCGCTCGTCTCGCTCGACCATGCGGATTTGCGACCGTGGTTACTCGAACACCCGCAGGTCGCCGAATTCCTACTGGCCGCCCTCGCCCGTCGGCTGCGCCGCACGAACGAGGCGATGGCCGACCTCGTGTTCACCGACGTGCCGGGACGGGTCGCCAAAGCACTGCTCGATCTCGCCGACCGATTCGGCGAGGTCGAGGGAGATGCTGTGCGGGTGACGCACGACCTGACCCAGGAGGAGTTGGCGCAACTGGTCGGCGCCAGCCGGGAGACGGTGAACAAGGCGCTGTCCGACTTCGCGGGCCGCGGCTGGCTGCGCCTCGACGGCCGCGCCGTCCTTCTCCTCGATGTGGACCGGCTGACCCGGCGCGCGCACTAG
- a CDS encoding HAD family hydrolase, whose translation MDRVGPEVQRTAAFFDLDKTIIAKSSTLAFGRSFYQGGLINRRAVLKGTYAQFVYLLGGADENQMDRMRDYLKRLCSGWDVEQVRGIVTEAIVELIDPLIYAEAAALIEEHQSAGRDVVIVSSSGEEVVGPIGEMVGADHVIATRMVVADGCYTGDIAFYAYGPGKAEAIRELAESHGYDLAACYAYSDSMTDLPMLEAVGNPTTVNPDRALRREAAARGWPVLEFRRPVSLRNRVSPPGPILVGALATGAIAGLGLAWYSTRRRTRT comes from the coding sequence ATGGATAGGGTCGGACCCGAGGTGCAGCGTACCGCGGCCTTCTTCGACCTGGACAAGACGATCATCGCCAAGTCGAGCACCCTCGCGTTCGGGAGATCCTTCTACCAGGGTGGCCTGATCAACCGCCGGGCCGTCCTAAAGGGGACCTACGCCCAGTTCGTCTACCTGCTCGGCGGGGCTGACGAGAACCAGATGGACCGCATGCGCGACTACCTCAAACGCCTGTGCAGCGGCTGGGACGTCGAGCAGGTCCGAGGCATCGTCACCGAAGCGATAGTCGAGCTGATCGACCCGTTGATCTACGCCGAGGCGGCTGCCCTCATCGAGGAGCATCAAAGCGCCGGTCGTGACGTCGTGATCGTGTCGAGCAGCGGAGAAGAGGTGGTCGGGCCGATCGGGGAGATGGTCGGTGCTGACCATGTAATCGCGACCCGGATGGTCGTGGCCGACGGCTGCTATACCGGCGACATCGCGTTCTACGCGTACGGGCCGGGCAAGGCCGAAGCGATCCGGGAACTCGCGGAATCCCATGGCTATGACCTAGCCGCCTGTTACGCCTACAGCGACTCGATGACCGACCTTCCGATGCTTGAGGCGGTCGGGAACCCAACGACGGTAAACCCGGACCGTGCCCTGCGCCGGGAAGCAGCCGCCCGCGGCTGGCCGGTCCTCGAATTTCGCCGCCCCGTCTCGCTCCGGAACCGGGTATCGCCGCCGGGCCCGATCCTCGTCGGCGCGCTGGCCACGGGTGCGATCGCTGGTCTCGGCCTGGCCTGGTACTCGACCCGACGCCGGACGCGGACCTGA
- a CDS encoding alpha/beta hydrolase, translated as MAGRRVIDDSAVLVDGPWVHRDVSANGVRFHVAELGTGPLVLLLHGFPQFWWTWRAQIVALAAAGYRVVAPDLRGYGASDKPPRGYDQAGLSADVVGLIRALGESDAAIVGHDWGGVLAVSTAVLRPAVVRRIAMLGIAHPLAMRSAIVRRPQGQFGASSYLLGFQLPWQPERRLVRNDARWVAELLALWGGPGYPDPEAERRYRDAMQILYVPHRSLEYYRWFVRSQLRPDGHRFSRALREPVPVPTLHIHGALDRCVLASTARASGRYVAAAYEWLLIDGVGHFPHEEAADRVNGELVRWLKDG; from the coding sequence ATGGCCGGGCGCCGCGTCATCGACGACTCGGCGGTGCTCGTCGACGGCCCGTGGGTTCATCGGGATGTCAGCGCGAACGGCGTGCGTTTCCATGTTGCCGAGCTCGGCACCGGTCCGCTCGTGTTGCTCCTGCACGGTTTCCCGCAGTTCTGGTGGACGTGGCGGGCCCAGATCGTCGCGCTGGCCGCAGCTGGGTATCGGGTCGTAGCCCCCGACCTGCGAGGCTACGGCGCGAGCGACAAACCGCCGCGCGGCTACGACCAGGCGGGGCTGAGCGCCGATGTCGTGGGACTGATCCGGGCGCTCGGGGAGTCCGATGCCGCCATCGTCGGGCACGACTGGGGTGGGGTCCTCGCGGTATCCACCGCGGTGCTCCGGCCGGCGGTCGTTCGTCGGATCGCGATGCTCGGCATCGCCCACCCGCTGGCCATGCGGTCGGCCATCGTCCGGCGTCCGCAGGGACAGTTCGGCGCCAGCAGTTACCTGCTCGGCTTCCAGCTTCCGTGGCAGCCGGAACGACGCCTGGTCCGCAACGACGCCAGGTGGGTCGCCGAGCTACTCGCGCTATGGGGCGGGCCGGGGTATCCGGATCCGGAAGCCGAGCGGCGCTACCGGGACGCGATGCAGATCCTCTACGTTCCCCATCGCAGCCTGGAGTACTACCGCTGGTTTGTCCGCTCCCAACTCCGGCCCGACGGCCACCGCTTCTCCCGGGCCCTCCGGGAACCGGTTCCCGTGCCGACGCTGCATATCCATGGGGCCCTCGACCGGTGCGTGCTTGCGTCAACGGCCCGCGCGTCCGGTCGATACGTGGCAGCCGCCTACGAGTGGCTCCTGATCGACGGGGTCGGCCACTTTCCGCACGAAGAGGCGGCGGATCGCGTGAACGGGGAGCTCGTGCGATGGCTGAAGGACGGCTGA
- a CDS encoding DUF309 domain-containing protein, producing MAEGRLTRDRDASGRPRNARPRDVTGRPLARGAAGVPEPGARPFVAEAGAVLGAAARLVDAGRPFAAHELFEQMWKAAPVDRRDLWRGLAQIAVGLTHAQRGNVTGAVALLGRGAELVAGCRDAPTELRIEVLLGDVRDLVAELVATGSWGVRVRFL from the coding sequence ATGGCTGAAGGACGGCTGACGCGGGACCGGGACGCATCGGGGCGTCCCCGTAACGCCCGTCCACGCGACGTCACCGGCCGACCGCTGGCCCGGGGCGCGGCCGGTGTGCCCGAGCCGGGAGCCCGGCCTTTCGTCGCGGAGGCCGGCGCCGTCCTAGGGGCCGCAGCCCGGCTCGTCGACGCCGGACGACCGTTCGCGGCGCACGAACTGTTCGAGCAGATGTGGAAGGCGGCCCCGGTCGATCGGCGCGACCTGTGGCGCGGGCTGGCCCAGATCGCCGTCGGCCTCACCCATGCCCAACGCGGCAATGTCACCGGAGCGGTCGCCCTTCTCGGGCGGGGAGCCGAACTCGTGGCCGGGTGCCGCGATGCACCTACCGAGCTTCGGATCGAGGTCCTACTCGGCGATGTCCGAGACCTCGTCGCCGAGCTGGTCGCGACGGGGTCCTGGGGGGTCCGAGTGCGTTTCCTCTAG